In a genomic window of Planctomicrobium piriforme:
- a CDS encoding FliI/YscN family ATPase, with amino-acid sequence MTLRLNVDALREKARRCEDFRTAGRLRSVQELLTARLTGSIGELCEIRTTDDQRLLAEVVGVQDDQCQIMSFHHSPGLRPGCEVIAMGHAARAPVGPALLGRVVNGLGQPIDLPIPLSVRRWKDVQRETPAALLRQRITAPLSTGQRVIDGLLTLGRGQRVGLFAGSGVGKSTLLGEIAKHASADLNVICLVGERGREVLPFLEDCLGEEGRSRSVVVVATSDETPLMRIQAVRTATAIADDFRSRGANVLFFLDSLTRLAFAQRELGLLRGEPPGNRGYPPSVFGVLASTLEKLGNDEVGSITGLITVLVDGDDMDEPIADAARSILDGHIVLDRKLAAQGHYPAVNVLHSVSRLFREVTTPEHQKAAQRVRQILATHKEVADLIQMGMYQKGASPQIDEAIQMMPHINAFLKQEIGQSGGFDKIVAELVKLSATPSASAK; translated from the coding sequence ATGACGCTCAGGTTGAACGTCGACGCGCTGCGGGAGAAGGCCCGGCGCTGCGAAGATTTCCGGACCGCCGGGAGACTGCGTAGCGTGCAGGAACTACTCACCGCGCGTCTGACCGGCTCAATCGGCGAGCTCTGTGAAATCCGCACCACGGATGATCAGCGGCTGCTCGCCGAAGTGGTCGGGGTGCAGGACGATCAATGTCAGATCATGAGCTTTCACCACAGCCCCGGCCTGCGGCCCGGCTGCGAAGTGATCGCAATGGGCCATGCCGCGCGGGCGCCCGTGGGGCCGGCCTTGCTGGGCCGCGTCGTCAATGGCCTCGGCCAACCCATCGACCTGCCGATTCCACTGTCGGTCCGACGCTGGAAAGACGTGCAGCGAGAAACACCGGCGGCTCTATTGCGGCAACGCATCACCGCTCCGCTCTCCACCGGACAACGGGTCATCGACGGCCTGTTGACGCTCGGTCGCGGGCAACGCGTCGGGCTGTTTGCAGGCAGCGGCGTGGGGAAAAGTACGTTACTGGGTGAAATCGCCAAGCATGCTTCTGCTGACTTGAATGTGATCTGTCTGGTCGGCGAGCGTGGTCGCGAAGTGTTGCCCTTCCTTGAAGACTGCCTGGGCGAAGAAGGCCGCAGCCGCTCGGTTGTGGTCGTCGCCACTTCGGACGAAACACCGCTAATGCGAATTCAAGCCGTTCGCACCGCCACCGCCATCGCAGACGATTTCCGTTCCCGCGGCGCCAACGTACTGTTCTTTCTCGACAGCCTGACGCGGCTGGCCTTTGCCCAACGCGAACTCGGCCTGCTCCGCGGGGAACCGCCCGGCAACCGCGGCTATCCCCCCTCGGTGTTTGGCGTTTTGGCCAGCACGCTCGAAAAACTGGGGAACGACGAAGTCGGCTCGATCACCGGGCTCATCACCGTCCTCGTCGACGGCGACGATATGGACGAACCGATTGCGGATGCCGCACGTTCGATTCTCGACGGCCACATTGTGCTCGATCGCAAACTCGCCGCGCAAGGGCACTACCCGGCGGTGAATGTGCTGCACAGCGTCAGCCGCCTGTTTCGGGAAGTGACGACTCCAGAGCATCAGAAAGCCGCTCAACGAGTGCGGCAGATTCTGGCGACACACAAGGAAGTCGCCGACCTGATTCAGATGGGGATGTATCAAAAAGGGGCCTCGCCCCAAATCGATGAAGCGATTCAAATGATGCCCCATATCAATGCTTTCCTGAAGCAGGAGATCGGGCAGTCGGGAGGTTTTGACAAGATCGTGGCCGAACTCGTGAAGCTGTCGGCGACCCCCTCCGCGAGCGCGAAATAA
- the fliJ gene encoding flagellar export protein FliJ yields MQRFQSPLIKVHALCEQQSRQAEIELARAVALRTLAKQSVANAEAALEGARTAGSQAMRQPLQTSILHGVQNHIAAAAELVQTTIGQLAAAEKICQTAQQKYQALQARVEGLSRMLDQQRAEYRKQVLKAEQNAMDDVAAFRWNGLAPIETEVTRHG; encoded by the coding sequence ATGCAGCGTTTCCAGTCTCCCCTGATCAAAGTGCATGCGTTGTGCGAACAGCAGAGCCGCCAGGCTGAAATCGAACTGGCCCGGGCGGTCGCCTTACGGACGCTTGCCAAACAGTCGGTCGCCAATGCGGAAGCCGCGCTGGAAGGGGCTCGCACCGCCGGAAGTCAGGCAATGCGGCAGCCGCTGCAGACATCGATTCTTCACGGAGTCCAGAATCACATCGCCGCTGCCGCCGAACTGGTGCAAACCACCATCGGACAGCTGGCGGCTGCCGAAAAAATCTGCCAGACGGCGCAGCAGAAATATCAGGCCCTGCAGGCTCGGGTCGAAGGCCTGAGCCGAATGCTCGATCAGCAGCGCGCCGAATATCGCAAACAGGTGCTCAAGGCAGAGCAGAACGCCATGGATGACGTGGCCGCTTTCCGCTGGAACGGCCTCGCCCCCATCGAAACCGAGGTGACGCGCCATGGTTAA
- a CDS encoding MotE family protein, giving the protein MVKMIIVLFFGVAMFVASAAGSWYLQNKVLATHAPAGAAPAADPHAAPAADAHGATPPATASAHAAGDHGSPLQTSAPAATPGQGERLPVAIRPRDMSVEELLRYSMGVKEREEKVKQNEELLQKRRVQQQLALADIEGERREIDGLRVQISEQLKHAQTLIEKLNEVRTEFSQEKDAASQSLQQMKHERIAIDEEHMDNTKRLSQWIQGMDPEKAADVLTSMANDGDEQLEIAVQILRNLEEREAAKILSAIDDTKLVQMLIEKFRHLQKPPAKTAARK; this is encoded by the coding sequence ATGGTTAAAATGATCATCGTCCTGTTTTTTGGCGTCGCCATGTTTGTTGCGTCGGCCGCCGGCTCTTGGTACCTGCAGAACAAGGTGCTGGCGACACATGCTCCGGCTGGAGCCGCACCCGCCGCCGACCCGCATGCCGCGCCGGCCGCTGATGCGCATGGAGCGACGCCTCCAGCGACTGCTTCGGCACACGCCGCTGGCGATCATGGATCTCCCTTACAGACCTCCGCTCCGGCCGCCACACCAGGCCAGGGAGAACGCCTGCCTGTGGCGATTCGTCCCCGCGACATGAGCGTCGAAGAACTGCTCCGTTACAGCATGGGAGTGAAGGAACGGGAAGAGAAGGTGAAGCAGAACGAAGAACTGCTCCAGAAACGCCGCGTGCAGCAGCAGTTGGCGCTGGCGGATATCGAAGGGGAACGTCGCGAGATTGACGGGCTCCGCGTGCAGATTTCGGAACAACTCAAACACGCCCAGACGTTGATCGAGAAGCTGAACGAAGTCCGTACGGAATTCTCGCAGGAGAAAGACGCCGCTTCGCAGTCGCTGCAGCAGATGAAGCACGAGCGGATCGCCATCGACGAAGAACACATGGACAACACCAAGCGGTTGTCGCAGTGGATTCAGGGCATGGATCCCGAGAAAGCGGCCGACGTGCTGACCTCGATGGCGAACGACGGTGACGAGCAACTGGAGATCGCCGTGCAGATTCTCCGCAACCTGGAAGAGCGGGAAGCGGCCAAGATTCTGTCGGCCATCGATGACACCAAGCTGGTGCAGATGCTGATCGAGAAGTTCCGGCACCTGCAGAAACCGCCGGCCAAGACCGCCGCACGCAAGTAA
- a CDS encoding flagellar biosynthetic protein FliQ: MNTMEVATIMRDLLLTALVLTLPSVAASLLVGGVISVLQTVTSIQEQTLSFAPRIIAVAVVVMFTLPWSLRMAMGFTSRVIYHMLEAVR; encoded by the coding sequence ATGAACACGATGGAAGTTGCCACGATCATGCGGGATCTGCTGCTGACGGCGCTGGTGCTGACGCTGCCGTCGGTGGCGGCGAGTCTGCTGGTCGGCGGCGTCATCAGCGTGTTGCAGACGGTGACCAGCATTCAGGAGCAAACACTGTCCTTTGCCCCCCGCATTATCGCGGTGGCGGTGGTGGTGATGTTCACGCTGCCGTGGAGCCTGCGAATGGCGATGGGATTCACATCCAGAGTGATTTACCACATGCTTGAGGCGGTGAGATGA
- a CDS encoding flagellar biosynthetic protein FliR, which translates to MTTALAVAAMLVFLRVAGFVVFLPPFAGANVPRTVKVGVVVALTGLWGLKVIPGVALTLNPEVTGSWLLLGWLAVRETIFGASLAWMLGLVLVPIRIAGAYIVQEMGLTMAAVTSATESSESNVLSQLFEIAAVLFLFGSNLDHQFFRLFDATFTLFPMGRSWQLPSRDWFINSIAETSRLGLGIAAPVGVVLFACLIASLFIMRQTPQFNLFTFGTPIRLLVGLLALIWFLPSILTGMAQNIKTFTSFPGL; encoded by the coding sequence ATGACGACAGCGCTGGCGGTCGCCGCGATGCTCGTTTTTCTACGGGTCGCCGGCTTTGTGGTCTTTCTGCCGCCTTTTGCGGGCGCGAATGTGCCGCGGACCGTCAAAGTTGGAGTGGTGGTGGCGCTCACCGGTTTGTGGGGACTGAAGGTCATCCCTGGCGTCGCGCTCACGCTCAATCCCGAGGTCACCGGCAGTTGGCTGCTCTTAGGCTGGCTGGCTGTGCGTGAAACAATCTTCGGCGCTTCGCTCGCCTGGATGCTGGGACTGGTGCTGGTTCCGATTCGTATCGCCGGCGCGTATATCGTGCAGGAAATGGGGCTGACGATGGCGGCCGTCACCTCAGCGACGGAAAGCTCCGAAAGCAACGTGCTGTCACAGCTATTTGAAATCGCAGCCGTGCTGTTTCTGTTCGGGTCGAATCTCGATCATCAGTTCTTCCGTCTGTTCGATGCCACGTTCACGCTGTTTCCGATGGGCCGCAGTTGGCAATTGCCCAGCCGTGACTGGTTCATCAACAGTATCGCCGAAACGAGCCGGCTCGGACTGGGAATTGCCGCGCCGGTCGGCGTGGTGCTGTTCGCGTGCCTGATCGCATCTCTGTTCATCATGCGGCAGACGCCGCAGTTCAATCTGTTCACTTTCGGAACGCCGATTCGGCTGCTGGTCGGATTGCTGGCGTTGATTTGGTTCCTCCCATCGATCCTCACCGGCATGGCGCAGAACATCAAAACGTTTACGAGTTTTCCGGGGTTGTGA
- a CDS encoding EscU/YscU/HrcU family type III secretion system export apparatus switch protein, producing MSNETDQQSKTEAPTPRRLERAREEGQIAFSPDLNSSVALLVAAIAAIWVLPLMCSQLQSLLRTRILNLDGGDWTATTTVLSTQWLFNSVWIVAGGLSLAFLGVNIFLSQVQTGFAITTKPLSPNWEKLDPVQGFQRLWSLDSAVRGLLAVIKVGTLTTVVVILYWMWLSPLQESTHGTLDQSVHAGWDMIVQLMLSLAGTAFVLGAADYGFKWYRMQQKLKMSREEVKDEAKEEQGDPQLKGRIRRMQKEAAQRKTLLDVPKASVVITNPTHYAVALLYEPGRMKAPKILAKGSGAFARRIAAVARENGIEVLERKPLTRALYALGKVGEDIPLEFYRAVAEILAHVYRLKQNR from the coding sequence ATGTCGAACGAGACGGATCAACAGAGTAAGACAGAAGCCCCAACACCTCGTCGGCTCGAACGAGCCCGCGAGGAGGGGCAGATTGCGTTCAGTCCTGACCTGAACAGTTCTGTCGCTTTACTGGTGGCCGCCATTGCCGCGATCTGGGTGCTGCCGTTGATGTGCAGCCAGTTGCAGTCGCTGTTGCGGACGCGAATCCTGAATCTCGACGGCGGCGACTGGACCGCCACGACAACCGTGCTCTCCACGCAGTGGCTGTTCAACAGCGTCTGGATCGTCGCCGGCGGGCTGTCACTCGCGTTTCTGGGAGTCAACATTTTTCTCTCCCAGGTGCAGACCGGTTTCGCCATCACCACCAAACCGCTTTCCCCCAACTGGGAGAAGCTGGATCCCGTGCAGGGATTTCAACGCCTGTGGTCGCTGGATAGCGCCGTCCGCGGCCTGTTGGCGGTCATTAAGGTTGGAACGCTCACCACAGTCGTGGTCATTCTGTACTGGATGTGGCTTTCCCCACTGCAGGAATCGACGCACGGGACGCTCGACCAGTCGGTGCATGCCGGCTGGGACATGATCGTGCAGTTGATGCTGTCGCTGGCCGGCACCGCTTTCGTCTTGGGCGCGGCCGATTACGGCTTCAAATGGTACCGCATGCAGCAGAAGCTGAAGATGTCGCGCGAGGAAGTCAAAGACGAAGCCAAGGAAGAACAGGGTGATCCGCAACTAAAGGGCCGCATTCGCCGGATGCAGAAAGAAGCGGCCCAGCGGAAGACGCTGCTCGATGTTCCCAAGGCATCCGTCGTCATCACCAACCCCACCCACTATGCGGTGGCACTGCTGTATGAACCAGGCCGGATGAAAGCCCCCAAGATTCTCGCCAAAGGGAGCGGCGCATTCGCCCGACGGATTGCGGCGGTCGCCAGAGAGAACGGCATCGAAGTGCTCGAACGCAAGCCGCTCACCCGAGCGCTGTACGCGCTCGGCAAAGTCGGCGAAGACATTCCACTTGAGTTCTACCGCGCCGTCGCCGAGATCCTGGCTCACGTCTACCGGCTGAAGCAAAACCGCTAG
- a CDS encoding hybrid sensor histidine kinase/response regulator: MISHSQISSESQLSVRSREILTNRYTAIAQRTDRMFAWLMLVQWVALILWAWQDSAYTWWGANRTIHPHLWLAIFGGGLTASLPILLARRAPGTRATRHVIAIAQITFSTLFIHISGGRIETHFHVFVSLAFLAAYRDWRVLVTATIVVLLDHVIRGTFWPQSVFGVIAVSPWRWVEHAAWVLFEDAVLMFTIGRNLQDMEENASQTAELQLKHGELERSANALGLAMQRTQAIIEGALDGVVQLDSTGRITGWNRQAEKIFGWPMDDALGQPLIQLTIPAADRDSVQQGLDRSRKVVAGEAAAERFEVSGQRQNGQVFPVELSIVSCASETGTAYCLFVRDITTRRQAEADLRRARDHAEAASEAKSQFLANVSHEIRTPLNGILGFADLIIRKPNATRETVNEYLRTIKQCGEHLLSLINDILDISKIEAGHLEVTALPCSPYEIVAGVMSVLRVKAQDKGISLEYYWNGDIPETIVTDPGRVRQLLINLVNNAVKFTLKGGVWVEARYDKRTGQLEFAVRDSGIGIPAEKLDQIFQPFVQVDNSITRHFEGTGLGLSICRRIVFALGGDIRVDSTPGQGSTFTATVNAQVPETAKWHSGVSSDLIRSRTKETPTDASALAGLRVLIVEDGETNRRLISAILEDVDIHVSMAENGAVGLQMASQLPFDVILMDMQMPVMDGYTAAGRMRSAGVMAPIIALTAHAMQGDAEKCFAAGCSDYLPKPIREAELLRKVAQVAGVTGTVSTPELITPPTDRRARIQSTLPLGRPRFRAIVRQFGERLHAELDQMENALAAADYPQLARQAHWLRGTGGTAGFDAFTRPAQTLEMHAQQQQGDQAQQVLQQIREIADLIELPESEEVPV, translated from the coding sequence ATGATTTCGCACTCGCAAATTTCCAGTGAATCCCAACTGTCAGTTCGCAGCCGCGAAATCCTGACCAATCGTTACACGGCCATTGCGCAGCGGACCGACCGCATGTTCGCCTGGCTGATGTTGGTGCAATGGGTCGCACTCATCCTCTGGGCCTGGCAGGATTCTGCTTACACCTGGTGGGGCGCGAACCGCACTATTCACCCGCACCTGTGGCTGGCAATTTTTGGCGGCGGCCTCACCGCGAGCCTGCCGATCCTTCTCGCACGACGAGCCCCCGGCACACGCGCCACGCGACATGTCATCGCGATCGCCCAGATCACGTTCTCAACGCTGTTCATTCACATCAGCGGCGGCCGGATTGAAACGCATTTTCATGTGTTCGTCTCGCTGGCGTTTCTGGCGGCATATCGCGACTGGCGAGTTTTGGTCACTGCCACCATCGTCGTCCTGCTGGACCACGTGATTCGCGGCACGTTCTGGCCGCAGAGCGTCTTCGGGGTGATTGCCGTCAGTCCCTGGCGGTGGGTCGAGCATGCCGCCTGGGTGCTGTTTGAAGATGCCGTGCTGATGTTCACCATCGGTCGCAATCTCCAGGACATGGAAGAGAACGCCTCGCAGACGGCAGAACTTCAACTGAAGCACGGGGAACTGGAACGCAGCGCCAATGCGCTCGGTCTGGCGATGCAGCGAACGCAGGCGATCATCGAAGGCGCCCTCGACGGCGTCGTGCAGCTCGATTCGACAGGCAGGATCACTGGCTGGAATCGCCAGGCGGAAAAAATCTTCGGCTGGCCAATGGACGACGCACTGGGACAGCCGCTCATTCAGTTGACCATTCCCGCCGCCGACCGCGACAGCGTCCAGCAGGGCCTCGATCGCAGCCGCAAGGTCGTCGCCGGCGAAGCCGCCGCCGAACGGTTCGAAGTTTCAGGCCAGCGTCAGAACGGCCAGGTCTTTCCAGTCGAATTGTCGATCGTCAGTTGTGCCAGCGAAACCGGAACGGCGTATTGTCTGTTCGTTCGCGATATCACCACGCGACGTCAGGCCGAGGCTGACCTGCGACGTGCCCGCGACCATGCGGAAGCAGCCAGCGAAGCGAAAAGCCAGTTCCTCGCCAACGTCAGTCACGAAATCCGCACGCCGCTCAACGGCATCCTCGGGTTCGCCGACCTGATCATCCGCAAGCCGAATGCGACACGCGAAACCGTCAACGAATATCTCCGTACCATCAAACAGTGCGGCGAACATCTCCTCTCGCTCATCAACGACATTCTCGACATCTCGAAGATCGAAGCCGGTCATCTCGAAGTGACGGCCCTCCCCTGTTCGCCCTATGAAATCGTCGCCGGAGTGATGTCGGTCCTTCGGGTCAAAGCCCAGGACAAGGGGATCTCCCTCGAATACTACTGGAACGGCGACATCCCCGAGACCATCGTCACCGACCCCGGTCGAGTCCGGCAGCTCTTGATCAACCTGGTCAACAACGCCGTCAAGTTCACTCTCAAAGGGGGCGTCTGGGTCGAAGCCCGTTACGACAAGAGAACGGGCCAACTGGAGTTCGCCGTCCGCGACAGCGGCATCGGGATTCCCGCCGAAAAGCTCGATCAGATCTTCCAGCCGTTCGTCCAGGTCGACAACTCCATCACCCGTCACTTTGAAGGCACCGGACTCGGCCTCTCCATCTGCCGCAGGATTGTTTTCGCACTCGGCGGCGACATTCGCGTCGATAGCACCCCAGGCCAGGGCAGCACCTTTACCGCAACCGTGAACGCGCAAGTGCCTGAGACGGCAAAATGGCATTCCGGCGTCTCGTCCGACCTGATTCGATCGCGCACCAAGGAAACTCCGACCGACGCCTCGGCGCTGGCGGGCCTTCGCGTACTCATTGTGGAAGATGGCGAAACCAACCGCCGCCTGATCTCAGCCATTCTCGAAGACGTCGACATCCATGTTTCGATGGCTGAGAACGGCGCCGTCGGTCTGCAGATGGCATCTCAACTGCCGTTTGACGTCATTCTGATGGACATGCAGATGCCGGTGATGGACGGCTATACCGCTGCCGGACGCATGCGTTCAGCAGGCGTCATGGCTCCCATTATCGCTCTGACTGCTCATGCGATGCAGGGTGACGCCGAGAAGTGTTTCGCCGCCGGCTGCTCAGACTATCTGCCCAAGCCCATCCGCGAGGCGGAACTGTTGCGAAAAGTCGCTCAGGTGGCAGGCGTGACTGGAACCGTCTCGACTCCCGAACTCATCACTCCGCCGACCGACCGCCGTGCCCGAATTCAGTCGACGCTGCCGCTGGGGCGACCGCGATTCCGCGCGATTGTGCGACAGTTTGGAGAACGCCTGCACGCGGAACTCGATCAGATGGAAAACGCCCTCGCCGCCGCAGACTATCCGCAACTCGCGAGACAGGCCCACTGGCTGCGCGGCACCGGCGGCACGGCCGGCTTTGACGCCTTCACCAGACCGGCCCAGACGCTGGAAATGCACGCCCAGCAACAGCAAGGCGATCAGGCTCAACAGGTGTTGCAGCAGATTCGCGAAATCGCCGACCTGATCGAACTGCCTGAGTCAGAAGAAGTGCCAGTCTAA
- a CDS encoding HD domain-containing phosphohydrolase — MWIDRHFFDTPEIDRTELISLTTAIAGVEAARQLEQRADSNASLTMIDRKSARLLVVDDEPINVEVVTAYLEDAGYEQIVALTDSVQALVALEQQPFDVALLDIMMPRLSGLDMLARMRASQRLQHIPAIVMTAASDRATKRRAIELGAADFLNKPFDPEELLARTENALIRKSHFDRMQSYARELEQQVEQRTAELVSSQMQLVYCLGRAAEYRDNETGMHVLRVGRFSGVIADQLGMGEIAVRQIEMAATLHDIGKLGLPDSILLKPGRLDEDEIEVMRRHALLGREIVSPTGSAPSDAASSPTQPSGFDLLRSFDSPLLKMASTIAATHHERWDGTGYPLGLRGEAIPLTGRIVAVADVYDALSSRRPYKEPFSHQQCLDMLQAGRGTHFDPLVVDAFFARLEDVRSIQARFQDGGSQT, encoded by the coding sequence ATGTGGATCGATCGCCACTTTTTTGACACGCCGGAAATCGACCGTACCGAGTTGATTTCACTGACGACGGCCATTGCCGGCGTCGAGGCGGCGCGGCAGCTCGAACAACGCGCCGATTCCAATGCATCGCTCACGATGATTGACCGCAAGTCGGCGCGGTTGCTGGTTGTCGATGATGAACCGATCAACGTCGAAGTGGTCACCGCCTACCTTGAGGACGCCGGCTACGAGCAGATCGTGGCGCTGACCGATTCGGTTCAGGCGCTGGTCGCGCTCGAACAGCAGCCGTTCGATGTCGCTTTGCTCGACATCATGATGCCCCGTCTCAGCGGACTCGACATGCTCGCCAGAATGCGGGCGTCACAACGCTTGCAGCACATTCCGGCGATTGTGATGACCGCCGCTTCAGACCGCGCTACCAAGCGTCGCGCCATCGAACTCGGCGCCGCCGATTTCCTGAACAAGCCATTTGACCCGGAAGAGCTACTCGCGCGAACCGAGAACGCGCTGATCCGTAAATCGCACTTCGACCGCATGCAGTCGTATGCGCGGGAGCTCGAACAACAAGTCGAACAGCGGACGGCCGAGCTGGTGAGCTCGCAGATGCAGCTCGTCTACTGCCTTGGCCGCGCCGCGGAATATCGCGACAACGAAACCGGCATGCATGTCTTGAGAGTCGGCCGGTTCAGCGGAGTCATTGCCGATCAACTGGGAATGGGCGAGATCGCCGTCCGACAGATCGAAATGGCTGCTACCTTGCACGACATCGGCAAACTCGGACTGCCAGACTCCATTCTCCTCAAGCCAGGTCGTTTGGACGAAGATGAAATCGAAGTCATGCGTCGACATGCCCTGCTGGGGCGTGAAATCGTCTCGCCTACGGGATCGGCTCCGAGTGATGCCGCATCTTCCCCAACTCAACCGTCTGGATTCGATCTCCTGCGATCGTTTGATTCACCGCTCCTGAAGATGGCCTCGACCATCGCAGCAACCCATCACGAACGCTGGGACGGGACGGGCTATCCTCTCGGACTACGGGGCGAAGCCATTCCGCTGACCGGCCGCATCGTGGCTGTCGCCGACGTGTACGACGCGCTTTCCAGCCGCCGCCCCTACAAAGAACCCTTCAGCCACCAGCAGTGCCTGGACATGCTGCAGGCAGGCCGGGGGACGCACTTCGATCCGCTCGTCGTCGACGCCTTCTTCGCCAGGCTCGAAGATGTCCGTTCGATTCAGGCTCGCTTTCAGGATGGAGGCAGCCAGACATGA
- a CDS encoding MarR family winged helix-turn-helix transcriptional regulator, translated as MLEYDWDKSVGHWICSTSHAMRKYIGTQFAREGITLRQWEVLAWLSSSGGCGSQSELAEIMGIEPHTLAGVLSRMQRDGLLERKSCDHDRRKNIIHPTEKADVLWRRVSMLCHGIRQQATEGFSTDELNTLRDLCERIRQNLEIAEKEEMARRGAPPIPAVIAFQGAET; from the coding sequence GTGTTAGAGTACGATTGGGATAAGAGCGTCGGGCACTGGATTTGTTCTACGTCCCATGCGATGCGAAAGTACATCGGGACCCAGTTTGCCAGAGAGGGAATCACTCTCCGGCAGTGGGAAGTTCTGGCGTGGTTATCCTCGTCAGGAGGCTGCGGGTCGCAGTCGGAACTCGCTGAAATCATGGGAATTGAGCCGCACACGCTCGCTGGCGTGCTGAGCCGCATGCAGCGGGACGGGTTGCTGGAACGCAAGTCCTGCGATCACGATCGCCGGAAAAACATCATTCACCCGACCGAGAAAGCGGACGTTCTCTGGCGTCGCGTGAGCATGCTTTGTCACGGAATTCGCCAGCAGGCGACCGAAGGTTTTTCGACCGACGAGTTGAACACCCTTCGCGATCTGTGCGAACGCATTCGCCAGAACCTGGAAATCGCAGAAAAGGAAGAGATGGCACGTCGCGGCGCGCCCCCGATTCCGGCTGTGATCGCCTTCCAGGGCGCCGAGACGTAG